One window of Leptotrichia sp. OH3620_COT-345 genomic DNA carries:
- a CDS encoding phage tail tube protein → MQPDTVLAGGITLVAPVIPNVTTATKGHNDGRIVVPATLKDSNGGTVKVTSVINDANGKVATNGQLAPGAYNVKFSA, encoded by the coding sequence ATGCAACCTGATACAGTTCTAGCTGGTGGAATTACACTCGTAGCTCCTGTTATTCCTAATGTGACTACTGCTACAAAGGGTCATAATGACGGAAGAATCGTAGTGCCTGCCACTTTGAAAGATTCTAATGGTGGAACTGTAAAAGTAACATCAGTGATTAATGACGCAAATGGAAAAGTAGCAACAAACGGACAACTTGCTCCAGGTGCCTATAACGTAAAGTTCTCCGC